In one window of Candidatus Bathyarchaeia archaeon DNA:
- the gatE gene encoding Glu-tRNA(Gln) amidotransferase subunit GatE, which translates to MLGLNYYELGLKVGLECHQQLATREKLFCKCRPELFKGEPEILFLRRLRPTQSELGQIDPAAYFEFQKGVKILYEANSDTSCLVEMDEEPPHELNPEALEIALMIALMMNAKPVNEVYVMRKIVIDGSNTTGFQRTCVVALNGSIIVDGKIVPIQHISLEEDAARKMGEEGSIIRYRIDRLGIPLVEVTTGPVINTPEEAEKVALAIGRILRSTRRVKRGIGTIRQDLNISIKDGALIEIKGVQELELVSKVIEYEVQRQLNLLKIRDELKRRGLKDEELKEEFVDVTSIFRETKCHVLQRAISQGKPVLAVKLPKFAGLLGFEIIPGLRFGSELSDRAKFWGRVGGVIHSDEFQFYSISREEIVKLKSTMNATDEDAIVLVADKIENATDALKAVVERAREALKGVPEETRAANPDGTTRYMRPRPGAARMYPETDVPPIKITEEYLRRLKENLPEQPEERIKNLMKKYGINEKLAKQLLDSEYDELFETIVKETGVIPTVVAATLTETFKALKREGVNIDALTDGQIIDTFRLVGSEKTSKEAIPEIIKWLARHEGAEPIDAVKELGLMMISEEDLKIIVNEYANKNRDLIIERGLGALGALMGIIMKDLRGRVKPEVVNRMLKEKIIEISRKG; encoded by the coding sequence CGGCGGCATACTTTGAATTCCAGAAGGGTGTGAAGATACTTTATGAAGCAAATAGTGATACATCATGCCTTGTTGAAATGGATGAGGAGCCACCTCATGAGCTTAATCCTGAAGCCTTGGAAATAGCACTGATGATAGCGTTAATGATGAATGCTAAACCAGTTAATGAAGTTTACGTTATGCGCAAAATAGTTATAGATGGCTCAAATACAACTGGTTTTCAGAGGACATGCGTAGTTGCCTTAAATGGTTCAATAATTGTTGATGGAAAAATTGTGCCAATACAACATATAAGCCTTGAAGAGGATGCTGCAAGAAAGATGGGTGAAGAAGGTTCCATAATACGCTACAGGATTGACAGATTGGGTATACCATTAGTTGAAGTTACAACGGGACCTGTAATAAATACGCCGGAAGAGGCTGAAAAAGTTGCTCTTGCCATAGGTAGAATATTGAGGTCTACGAGAAGGGTTAAGCGTGGAATTGGAACGATTAGGCAGGACTTAAATATATCCATTAAAGATGGAGCCTTAATTGAAATAAAGGGTGTGCAAGAGCTGGAGCTCGTATCCAAAGTTATTGAATATGAGGTTCAAAGACAATTGAACCTTCTGAAAATCCGTGATGAATTAAAGAGGCGTGGACTCAAAGATGAAGAATTGAAGGAAGAATTTGTTGATGTCACATCAATATTTAGGGAAACTAAATGTCACGTGCTTCAGAGGGCTATAAGCCAAGGAAAACCAGTATTAGCTGTCAAGTTGCCTAAATTCGCTGGTTTACTAGGCTTCGAAATTATACCAGGTTTAAGATTCGGGAGCGAGCTTTCTGATAGAGCAAAATTTTGGGGTAGGGTTGGAGGCGTAATTCACAGCGATGAATTCCAGTTTTATAGTATATCACGTGAGGAAATAGTTAAGTTAAAAAGCACAATGAATGCGACCGATGAAGATGCAATTGTTTTAGTTGCGGATAAAATTGAGAATGCAACTGATGCCTTAAAAGCTGTCGTTGAAAGAGCACGTGAAGCACTTAAAGGTGTTCCTGAGGAGACCCGTGCAGCAAACCCTGATGGAACAACAAGATATATGAGACCTAGGCCTGGAGCCGCTAGGATGTATCCTGAAACAGACGTCCCTCCAATAAAAATTACCGAGGAATATTTAAGGAGACTTAAGGAGAATTTGCCAGAGCAGCCTGAGGAGAGGATTAAGAATTTAATGAAAAAATATGGCATAAATGAGAAGCTTGCTAAGCAGCTTCTGGATTCTGAATATGATGAACTTTTTGAGACTATTGTTAAAGAGACGGGCGTCATCCCAACGGTTGTTGCTGCAACGCTCACAGAAACATTTAAGGCTTTAAAACGTGAAGGTGTGAATATCGATGCTTTAACTGATGGGCAAATAATTGATACTTTTAGGCTTGTGGGATCCGAGAAAACATCCAAAGAGGCTATACCTGAAATCATAAAGTGGTTAGCGAGGCATGAGGGTGCTGAGCCTATAGATGCTGTGAAGGAGCTCGGTTTAATGATGATCTCGGAGGAGGATCTTAAGATAATAGTAAATGAATATGCAAACAAGAATAGAGACTTAATCATAGAGAGAGGATTAGGTGCGCTTGGCGCTTTAATGGGCATAATTATGAAGGATCTTAGGGGGAGAGTTAAACCAGAAGTCGTAAATAGGATGCTAAAGGAAAAAATAATTGAGATCTCCAGAAAAGGCTAA
- a CDS encoding thiolase domain-containing protein, with amino-acid sequence MRGKPLAAVVSAGLSKFGKRDGFSGREMFIEAAKEAFERCPNIDPKRDIKALIVGNMSESFEHQCHSAPIMSDWAGLLPIPSVRVEVACASSGAAIRYGLISILSGMYDVVMVGGFEKMTHRTTLDATEYLAMASDFPFEQWNGATFPGLFALMATAHMNDYGTSEEQMALVAVKNHHNGTLNPKAHIQKEVTVEQVLSSRVIAKPLKLFDCSLISDGASCAILTRPDMARKYTDTPVYIIGSGHGTDAIGLYERESLTSLKATRLAAKEAYEMAGLEAKDIDIAEVHDCFTIAEIIAYEDLGFCKPGEGGKFIEEGIPTLDGELPVNTSGGLKAKGHPVGATGTAQLYEIFLQLTGQAGERQADGCNIGLTQNLGGSGATCIVHIYCRG; translated from the coding sequence TTGAGGGGTAAGCCTTTAGCCGCTGTAGTTTCAGCTGGATTATCAAAGTTTGGTAAAAGAGATGGCTTTTCAGGTAGAGAGATGTTTATTGAAGCCGCTAAAGAGGCATTTGAAAGATGCCCTAACATTGATCCGAAAAGGGATATTAAGGCGCTCATAGTTGGCAATATGAGTGAATCCTTTGAGCATCAATGCCACTCGGCTCCAATAATGTCAGACTGGGCTGGCTTATTGCCTATACCATCAGTTAGAGTTGAGGTTGCATGCGCATCTTCAGGAGCCGCTATTAGGTATGGATTAATTTCAATACTCTCAGGCATGTACGATGTTGTTATGGTCGGCGGCTTCGAAAAGATGACTCATAGAACAACGCTTGATGCAACTGAATACTTAGCTATGGCATCTGACTTCCCATTTGAGCAATGGAATGGAGCAACATTTCCGGGATTATTTGCGCTTATGGCAACAGCACATATGAATGACTATGGGACAAGTGAGGAGCAAATGGCTCTTGTTGCAGTTAAAAATCATCATAATGGCACGTTAAATCCAAAAGCCCATATACAGAAAGAGGTTACTGTTGAGCAGGTTTTAAGCTCAAGAGTGATAGCTAAACCATTAAAGCTTTTTGACTGCTCCCTAATCTCTGATGGAGCTAGCTGTGCGATTTTAACTAGACCGGATATGGCGAGAAAATATACTGATACACCCGTTTATATAATAGGTTCAGGACATGGGACGGATGCGATAGGACTTTATGAGAGAGAAAGCCTAACAAGTCTTAAAGCGACGAGGCTTGCCGCTAAAGAAGCTTACGAGATGGCTGGTTTAGAAGCCAAAGATATTGATATCGCTGAGGTCCATGATTGCTTCACAATAGCCGAGATAATTGCCTATGAAGATTTAGGTTTTTGTAAACCTGGAGAGGGTGGAAAATTTATTGAGGAAGGCATTCCAACACTGGATGGTGAACTACCAGTGAACACTAGTGGGGGTCTTAAAGCGAAAGGACACCCCGTTGGCGCAACGGGTACGGCGCAGTTATACGAAATCTTCCTGCAACTGACTGGTCAAGCTGGTGAAAGGCAGGCTGATGGATGCAATATTGGTTTGACACAGAATTTAGGTGGAAGTGGTGCAACATGCATAGTTCATATATATTGTAGGGGGTGA
- a CDS encoding Zn-ribbon domain-containing OB-fold protein: MSGEEYPLTIEQFYKFIGEKKLMGAKCNKCGNILVPPRPICPKCFSNNLSWIQLENRGKLLTYTVIHVAPGMFQQMVPYAMGIIELKNGVRLPGIIQGVKHEDLKIGMELEVDFDTKIPSTWPQWPRYFFRPSS; encoded by the coding sequence TTGAGCGGTGAAGAATACCCGCTTACAATTGAGCAATTCTACAAGTTTATAGGTGAAAAGAAACTTATGGGCGCAAAATGTAACAAGTGTGGAAATATTCTTGTTCCACCCAGACCAATATGTCCAAAATGCTTTTCAAACAATTTAAGCTGGATCCAGCTGGAGAATAGGGGTAAACTTTTAACGTATACTGTTATTCATGTTGCGCCAGGAATGTTTCAGCAAATGGTTCCTTACGCCATGGGAATAATTGAGCTAAAGAATGGTGTCCGATTACCAGGAATAATCCAAGGAGTAAAGCATGAAGATCTAAAGATAGGTATGGAACTAGAAGTAGACTTTGACACAAAAATTCCCTCAACGTGGCCTCAATGGCCAAGATACTTCTTTAGGCCATCATCATAA
- a CDS encoding DNA-directed RNA polymerase subunit H: MPQDFPSFNIFRHYLVPKHEILSPEERKEVLEKYRVEPYKLPRIKTSDPIVRVIGAKPGDIIKITRRSPTAGEHVYYRYVVEG, translated from the coding sequence ATACCACAAGACTTCCCTTCATTCAATATATTTAGGCACTATCTTGTTCCAAAGCATGAAATTCTCTCTCCTGAGGAGAGAAAAGAGGTTCTGGAGAAATATCGTGTTGAACCATATAAACTACCCCGCATAAAGACATCTGACCCAATTGTACGAGTTATTGGAGCTAAACCTGGAGATATAATTAAGATAACGAGACGCAGCCCAACAGCTGGGGAACACGTCTATTACCGTTATGTTGTTGAAGGCTGA
- a CDS encoding phosphopantetheine adenylyltransferase, producing the protein MELKFKVVAIGGTFDELHKGHKTLLKTAFAYGENVWIGLCTDEFAKKLRKNHEIAPYEERVNELKRFLNDLGASNRAKIIPLSDSYGPAAISTEIDAIVVSKETEPRAREINVLRVRNGLKPLEIIVIDMVPAEDQIPISTTRIRRGEIDREGKIIKREK; encoded by the coding sequence GTGGAATTGAAGTTTAAGGTTGTTGCTATTGGCGGAACATTCGATGAGTTACATAAGGGACACAAAACCCTGCTGAAGACCGCATTTGCGTATGGTGAGAATGTTTGGATAGGCTTGTGCACGGATGAGTTTGCAAAAAAACTCCGTAAAAATCATGAGATCGCTCCCTATGAAGAGAGGGTTAACGAGTTAAAGCGTTTTCTCAATGATTTGGGTGCATCTAATAGGGCTAAAATAATCCCGCTCTCGGACTCTTATGGTCCAGCAGCAATAAGCACTGAGATAGATGCTATAGTGGTTAGTAAGGAGACTGAGCCTAGGGCTAGAGAAATAAATGTTTTAAGAGTGAGGAATGGGCTTAAACCTCTTGAAATAATTGTTATAGATATGGTTCCAGCCGAAGATCAGATTCCAATATCAACCACGAGGATTAGGCGTGGTGAAATAGATAGGGAAGGAAAAATAATAAAGAGGGAAAAATAG